One window from the genome of Cyprinus carpio isolate SPL01 chromosome B1, ASM1834038v1, whole genome shotgun sequence encodes:
- the lrpap1 gene encoding alpha-2-macroglobulin receptor-associated protein translates to MKMQILILLSLFVVGAMGGKYSKEMNEQNASDKNNDQVEFRIAKLNQVWEKAIRMQLAPVRLSELHSDLKIQEKDELQWKKLKAEGMDEDGEREAKLRRNFNFILAKYGMDGKKDTRTLDSNRLKDHDVKEGDTFDDPKLDKLWNKAKTSGKFSDEELQALQREFQHHKDKINEYNIVMDTVSRTEEIHKNVISPLEGDMKEHVLHQKHTDLKQRMRNLDQGFERLRKITHEGYSADSEFKEPRVIELWEMAKRSNLSEDELDSLKEELRHFETKVEKHQHYQEQLELSHQKLKHVEALGDKDHIMRNKEKYNTLAEKAREMGYKMKKHLQDLTNKISRNGLQHNEL, encoded by the exons atgaaaatgcagattcTAATTTTGCTTTCTTTGTTTGTTGTCGGAGCGATGGGTGGGAAGTACTCgaaagaaatgaatgaacaaaatgcATCTGATAAAAACAACGATCAGGTGGAATTCAGGATTGCCAAACTAAATCAGGTTTGGGAAAAGGCGATAAGA ATGCAGCTTGCACCGGTGCGTCTCTCAGAACTCCACAGTGACTTGAAGATCCAAGAGAAAGATGAACTTCAGTGGAAAAAACTGAAAGCAGAAGGGATGGAtgaggatggagagagagaagccaAGCTCAGACGCAATTTTAACT TTATTTTAGCAAAGTATGGAATGGATGGGAAAAAAGACACCCGGACACTGGACAGCAACAGACTAAAAGATCATGATGTTAAAGAGGGAGACACATTTGATGACCCAAAGCTGGACAAGCTGTGGAACAAG GCTAAGACTTCTGGAAAGTTCTCTGACGAGGAGCTCCAGGCCTTGCAGAGAGAATTCCAGCACCACAAAGACAAAATCAACGAGTACAACATTGTCATGGACACTGTCAGCCGCACAGAAG AGATCCATAAGAATGTAATCAGTCCTCTGGAGGGTGACATGAAGGAGCATGTTCTCCATCAGAAACACACAGATCTGAAGCAGAGGATGAGAAACCTGGACCAGGGCTTTGAACGGCTCCGCAAGATCACCCATGAGGGGTACAGTGCTGACAGTG AGTTTAAGGAGCCACGAGTCATAGAACTTTGGGAGATGGCAAAAAGATCAAATCTCAGTGAAGACGAACTTGACTCTCTTAAA GAGGAACTTAGACACTTTGAAACAAAGGTGGAGAAGCACCAGCACTATCAGGAGCAGCTGGAACTGTCTCATCAGAAACTGAAGCATGTGGAGGCTCTGGGAGACAAAGATCACATcatgagaaacaaagaaaaatacaacacTCTTGCTGAGAAAGCACGAGAAATGGGATACAAG atGAAGAAACACTTGCAGGACTTGACGAATAAGATTTCCCGAAATGGATTGCAACACAATGAGCTCTGA